The following DNA comes from Kitasatospora viridis.
CGCAGCGGCGAGTCGGCCGCGCCCTCCTCGCGGGCCAGCGAGCGCAGCACGAAGGTGCCGAGCCCCGGGCGCGGGGCGACCAGGCCCTCGCGCTCCAGCTCGCGGTAGGCCTTGAGCACCGTGTTCGGGTTGATCGCGGTCGCCGCCACCACCTCCTTGGCCGTGGGCAGCTTGTCTCCCGGCAGCAGCAGACCCAGCCGCAGGGCGTGCTTGGTCTGCTGCACGATCTGCAGGTACGTCGCCACCCCGCTGTGCCGGTCGATGCGGTAGTCCATCCTGCATCACCATTCCACTAAGGCATTAGTGGAATGGTGATGCAGGGGATGACGGCACGTCAAGTCGACCGGTGGCGTGACCGGCGGGGGGAGGGGGTTTGGCGAGGTGGGAGGGGGTGACGAGGAGTCAGTGGGGTGTGCTGTGCGTGGGGTGCGGTCCGGCGGCGTCTACCAGGGTCGGGAGTGCTCCGCTCCGGTGAACATGCGGGCGGCCGCGTGGATGCTGGTGCCGGGCTGATGGGCCGTCACTGCGGTGCTGCGCGTCCAGCGGGTGTCCAGGAGTGGGCGCGGGCGTCCGGGCAGCTGGAACCAGGCCGCCCCCGTTCGCCGGCCCACCCGCCCGCAGGTGAAGGCGTCCGGGTCGAAGGAAGGCCCGCCGTACCGGGTTGCCTCCTCGAAGA
Coding sequences within:
- a CDS encoding GntR family transcriptional regulator; the encoded protein is MDYRIDRHSGVATYLQIVQQTKHALRLGLLLPGDKLPTAKEVVAATAINPNTVLKAYRELEREGLVAPRPGLGTFVLRSLAREEGAADSPLRAELAQWAARARRAGLGREDVAALVASVVEQEFAESGGSGRGNDD